Genomic DNA from Parvivirga hydrogeniphila:
ATGAGCACGTTCCGAAAGGACCATCGATGAAGGTACGGCCCTCAGTGAAGCGCATATGCGAGAAGTGCAAGGTCATCAAGCGGCACGGCCGCGTGCTGGTGATCTGCGAGAACCCTCGCCACAAGCAGCGCCAAGGTTAGGTAGGAGGACTACGTGGC
This window encodes:
- the rpmJ gene encoding 50S ribosomal protein L36; this encodes MKVRPSVKRICEKCKVIKRHGRVLVICENPRHKQRQG